A window of the Microbacterium sp. LWH13-1.2 genome harbors these coding sequences:
- a CDS encoding methylated-DNA--[protein]-cysteine S-methyltransferase → MTFRYDFAPTPFGDALAVFSDEGIVRFDLSESDDPSVPWLLENVSGQLHSVPEPDPGAADELAHLLDDYFDGAAVRFDEHLRFDWRLSTGFARAALQTISTIEWGQTLSYGEVAVLAGRPGAARAVGTACRLTPFSVIVPVHRVVRSDGTAGQYGAHPERKRFLLDLESHG, encoded by the coding sequence ATGACCTTCCGCTACGACTTCGCACCGACCCCCTTCGGAGACGCCCTCGCCGTGTTCTCCGACGAGGGGATCGTCCGATTCGACCTCTCGGAATCCGACGACCCGTCCGTCCCCTGGCTCCTCGAGAACGTCTCCGGCCAGCTGCACTCCGTCCCCGAGCCCGACCCCGGCGCCGCCGACGAGCTCGCGCACCTCCTCGACGACTACTTCGACGGTGCTGCGGTGCGCTTCGACGAGCATCTGCGGTTCGACTGGCGCCTCAGCACCGGTTTCGCCCGCGCCGCCTTGCAGACGATCAGCACGATCGAATGGGGGCAGACGCTCAGCTACGGAGAAGTCGCGGTGCTCGCCGGTCGCCCCGGAGCCGCGCGCGCGGTCGGCACGGCCTGCAGACTCACGCCGTTCTCCGTCATCGTTCCGGTGCACCGCGTGGTGCGGTCCGACGGAACTGCCGGACAATACGGTGCGCATCCCGAGCGCAAGAGGTTCCTGCTCGACCTCGAGTCGCACGGCTGA